ATTGATCAAGGAAACTTGACCAACAAACTTTATAATCAGCCTATCCTAGATTCCTAGGAGATATATTAGAATGATAAAAGGTACCCTTATTAAGATATTTAAAGACAATAAAATAGATACAAATTCATGAAACACACTACACTACTCAAAGTGACGCTAGCTATTATGTGGATCAATGTGATTTTGTTGTCTTTACATTATTATGCTTCGATTTATATGATTAGTTCATCGAAGTGTCTCGTAATTATTTTTTTTGGGAAAATCAACATGGTTCGCAAAAGCAAATACATCTCTAACTTAGCATTTTGTATTTTTTTAGCAAAACATTGTTGTACTTGTAATGATGAATGATACAATTAACAATGTGCTTGGAGTTGCAGTCTTACATGTGGTTAATGTTAGtatacataataaataaatattaaTCAAGACTGTGTGTTAACAGGTTGTATAGAAAAAATGTCAATTCAAATATAGTGACATAATAATTTGTAAAGAAGTAAAAAAAATTAGTATAAATATCTAGATCTCTCGGGGATTTCGACCACCTCATTTAACAAAAGAACGATGATTCAAGCTCTATCAATCTCTCTCGGTGTTTGCTGCTCTACCTTACATAGAAGGTTGATGTGGGGTGAGATGACGCACCACACTAGCACCTTGAAGTCGTTGATGACACCAGCTAACATGACTCAGAGATTGAAGTTTTGAGTCTCTATGATCAATGAGAATTGTTGACAACTTCCAACCATGTACTCGAGGAAATGGACAACATGGTCCACATTGATGGGAAGTGGTTTTACGTGACCCGGGAGAAGAACACCTACTACCTACACTCCCTGAAGAACCTCGACGTGACATTGTACTTGGCCGAGAGAAGCACCGACTGCTAAAGAGATTCTTGGTGTGGATGAAGGAGATGGGGAGAATGGAAGTGATGAATGCAGTGCAGTGTGGTGTAGTTGGGTATAGGAGGAGGGAGGGGAAAGCTCTGCTGCTCCTCGGCAGCAAACTCAAAGGAGAGAGAAACAGAAGCCGCATACAACAGGGAAAGAGAGAGAGTCATTTGTTTGTGTCTGTTATAAAGCGCTCTCTCCATCTTCTTTCTACTCGCTGCTACATCAACTTGAAAGCGGAGGTCTTTAAaatggagagagggagagggagagagagggagggagagagagagtgagagagagggagagagagggagagagagagaggaagagagagagggggagagagagggggagagagaggaggagagagagggcagagagagggggagagagagatggagagagagagggagggagagagagtgagagagagagggagagagggagagagagagagggagagagggagagagagggagagagggaggaagagagggagggagagagggagggagagagagagggagagagagggagagggagacggagagagagagagatagcaaTAGTCTAGAGCTGGTACTATAGCTCTTATCCTCGTTCTTGTGTTCTCAAACCATGTGGAGTTGAGTCACAAGGGATGGGGGTGGGCGCCTTTGTGACGAACCCAACAAGCCCGGTCACGAGTCAGTCGACCAAGTTCTTGGTCGTGTCTATGTGTACGTGTTGCGTGCATGCATGCTAGGGAAATCAAAGTCATATGTGTGATATGTGTGTCCATCAACCTGGCCAACCGATGCATCGTCAGACGAAAGCTATGTCACGGAGATTGGTCGTACACTATCGCTTGGTGGCTGCGGGTGAGTCCAAGGAAAAAAACTGAACATGAgagggggagagagagggagagagagggagagagagggagagagggagagagagagagggagagagagagagagagagggagagagagagggagagagagggagagagggagggagggagggagggagggagagagagagggagagagagggagagggagagggagagagagagctatAGTCTAGAGCTGGTACTATAGCTCTTATCCTCGTTCTTGTGTTCTCAAACCATGTGGAGTTGAGTCACAAGGGATGGGGGCGGGCGCCTTTGTGACAAACCCAACAAGCCCGGTCACGAGTCAGTCGACCAAGTTCTTGGTCGTGTCTATGTGTACGTGTTGCGTGCATGCATGCTAGGAAAATCAAAGTCATATGTGTGATATGTGTGTCCATCAACCTGGCCAACCGATGCATCGTCAGATGAAAGCTATGTCATGGAGATTGGTCGTACACTATCGCTTGGTGGCTGCGGGTGAGTCCAAGGAATAAAACTGAACAAATGCAATATTTACTCGCGGAAGAGAAAAATGACTAGGGATGGGATCATGGCGACTTTGTAATCAAGATATCCTAGGATATTGTTAGAATGATAAATTGTACCCCTATTAATAAGATATTTAAAGATAATAAAGTAGATATGGGAACATACAAACATGCTACAATACGTCAAAGTGGCACATTATTATGTGGATGAATGTGATTGCTGTTTTTATATGATTTCACTTCCACTCATATGATTAGTTCATCCAAATGCCTCAGATAATTTATTTATTGAAAAATCAACACGTTTCTAGAAATCAAATACATTTCTAACTTAGCATTTATTTATTTAAAAAACATTGTTGTACTTGTAGATAGATGATACAATTAACATTATTGTACTTGGAGTTGCAGTCTTACATGTGGATAGTGGTATTAGCCATAATAAACAAATATCAGTCCATATTGTGTGGTAAAATGTTGTATAAGAAAAAATATTTCAAATATAGTGGCATGATAATCTATAAAATGTAAAAaaaatatttagcataaacataggAGATATTATTTGTTGTATCTAATTAATCAATAAGAATGCTctgaaacaacacttagtctatttTAGCATATTCAATGGTTAGACCAACAATATAGATATAGAAGAAGGTAAGAAAGGACAACTCACATGTATTCTTTCTAGTATCTGCATTGGCGAGTTTGCCTCGGCTTTTGAGAGAGGCTGATGTGTTTGACATTTTTTAATATAAAAATAGGTAATTCATAATATTTAAACATATCTAATCATTTAATTAATGTCATTCAGATTATATTATCTAATACTTTATTGTCTTATGCTCGTATCGGCACATTGCTATATAGTTTTGCTCTAATATATAAGTAGTATATTTGTAGTTTTGTGTAATTCTAATTGTTAATATATAACTccaacttagagcatctccaacaggcgtgcTAAAACGGCCGCGCGGTACAAAACTATTGGTTTGGCGCGCGCGGGTACCCGCGCGGAGCTCCAGCGGACGCGGGAAAAAGGCGTGTGCGCTAAAAAAAATTGCCGCGCCCGCGCGTTTGCGCTATTCCGCGCGGGAAAGTTGCCGCGTGCGCTGTCGCGCGCGCTATAAACGCGACACGCGCGAACGCGGCCAACCGTCTGAACTTTCCACGCTTCACTCCGCCTCTCTCTCTCCCCACCGCTCTCCCTCCAGCCGACGGTCCGCCTTCGCGCCTCCGTCGAGATGCCTCCGCGCTGCCGCCCCGCCTCCGGCTACCACGGTGTTCGGGCGCGGACGAGCGGCCGCTTCGATGCGGAGATCCGCTTCGGCGATGAGCGGATACGCCTCGGAACTTTCGACACCGCGCACGAGGTGGCGCGGGCGTACGACGCCGTCGCCTGGCGCCTCGGACGCTCCCGCCGGACTATGAACTTTCGTGATGTCTGGATGCGGGAGCAGGCGGAGcagctcgcgccgccgccaccggtcATCACGCGCGAGCAGCAGCGCCGCCAACGGGAGCTCGAGCAGCTCCTCTGCATCGCCGAGCCTAGGATGGTCGGCGGCGTGGgggcccgacctgaataaaggtggcggtcctagggtctctcttgggcgAAGATGAAGACTGACCTGAGGTTTGCTCTTCTCGATCTGgctggagtgttgagttccggaagacgCCGCTGgcaaatgtaacagtgctttttttgcctggagtttgttggatcggtggtattcggtcgtgcgcacccatactTTTATTTcggccgattggttctggagggagcggcgtgaaGCTCTGGTCTGTTTTAGCATCAAGTGACATTTTGATCCAGGATGCAGTCAGATGAAGGGAATAACATGAAGGCCGGAGCGGAGGACTAGCTAagcgaggttcaagtctccgcgttgttgagAGACTTGCTTGGTGTCCCGGGATTTGCAGCAGTGATATggaagtgggggcggcagcacaggtgaagttcagcgtcctacctttcagggtgaaaacccaaggtctggccttaactggttgtacctggcaatgaccttgttggagacattgttttgagagcggagactatctttAGAGTAAAAACCTAAGATCGTTAGTCGGGTGatgacggcgctggtgcactgtttccttcttggaggcgtcgtttttggagatcgCAGCTCTTGCTCTCGTTTTCCTTCTCATTTTCTCTTGCAATTTCTTTTTTCGAGAGTGCGCTAAATGCGCACCATATCTTTATAGAAGGCAGAAAACAGATATACAAGAAGCCGTACAACAAGTTGCGAACAACTGAGCCGGCGAGCTCCAACACACACACCTAAGCCTACTCTCGCGGCACTAAGTGCCTCCCTCCGACTCTCGCGAACTCCCACAACCTTAACTCCTCCCTAACGCTATCTATGATTTGCACGGTGTTCAGCTGGAGACGAACATTGCCGAACACCCGGGCATTGCGCTACTTCCAAAGCGTCCAAGCCACCGGAATCACCAGGGAGTCGAACCTCCTTCTGTCACTCTTCTGAACTTCTCTTCgggcctgaaggagatatgccctagaggcaataataaagtggttattatttatatctttatgtttatgataaatgtttatatatcatgctagaattgtattaaccgaaacattagtacatgtgtgatatgtagacaaacaagaagtccctagtatgcctcttaaactagcttgttgattaatggatgattagtttcataatcatgaacattggatgttattaataacaaggttatgtcattgtgtgaatgatgtaatggacacacccaattaagcgtagcataagatctcgtcattaagttatttgctataagctttcgatacatagttacctagtccttatgaccatgagatcatgtaaatcacttataccggaaaggtactttgattacaccaaacaccactgcgtaaatgggtggctataaaggtggg
This Lolium perenne isolate Kyuss_39 chromosome 1, Kyuss_2.0, whole genome shotgun sequence DNA region includes the following protein-coding sequences:
- the LOC127331382 gene encoding ethylene-responsive transcription factor ERF071-like — its product is MPPRCRPASGYHGVRARTSGRFDAEIRFGDERIRLGTFDTAHEVARAYDAVAWRLGRSRRTMNFRDVWMREQAEQLAPPPPVITREQQRRQRELEQLLCIAEPRMVGGVGARPE